The DNA segment ttataataatataatcaatATCTCCTTTCATCGCCCAAGAAATTCCATTTCTTTTGATTATGTGAAAAAGGAGTGGAATAAacaaggaaaaagaaaaggaagagaAGGACCTTTGGagatagagagagagagaacaAAGTGAGAGGATGAGCATACCttgtgtttttatttatgtATATTCCTCTCATTAGATCTTGGCTCCAATTCTGTGATTTCTTCTCCTCCTTTTGATGGTGAGTTTTTTGTGAAGATGAATCCAAATATTGGTTTTTTGTTGACTATCTGATTGTTATCGTTTGTGGGTTCTGCCTGATCTACGTGGATTCTGAGTTTTCAGGATTGCGTATGTTTAATCTTGGCCGATGAATGAAGGATCCAATCCTGTTTTATTAAATCGGGCATTTCCCACTTGATATTTGATCAGTGATTAGTACTGGGTTCCTGCCTCATTTTCTGGATAaggtttgatttttctttttctttgagcTCTTGTTTATTGTTTTTCTGTATATCTCTGGATCTGATGGATTTGTCCGTTGATGGTTTGCATTTTGGAGTTATTGCGATTCTTCTACGATTGCAATCTGTGTCATGTTTTGTGCTGCATCAAGTTATCTCATTCTTGATTTGATTCGGGCACTTCACAGAGAATTTTTCTGATCCAATCAGTGTATATTGTAGTCGAATTTTATGTGAGATTGTTGCTCCGTCGATTTCTGCTTTGGATTCTTCATTAAGGGAGGATTGTTGAACATTGAGGTAATTTGAtctaaattttcagaaaaagatGGAGATGGATCAAGGTAAGCTTTTCATTGGTGGGATTTCTTGGGACACCGATGAGGATCGTCTTAAAGAATATTTTGGAGCCTATGGACAAGTGGTAGAGGCTGTAATCATGCGAGATCGAACCACGGGTCGTGCTCGTGGCTTTGGTTTTGTTGTCTATGCAGACCCTACAGTTGCAGAAAGAGTGGTCAAGGAGAAGCACATTATCGATGGACGAACAGTAAGTCAGTTCAGTACATTGTCTACAAATCACATTGCATTTGAAATGCTGCTATTTGCATTGCCAAATTCTACGTGTACTAAGTCAACTGACTGTTAGTTTTCTCATTTGAATATGCTTGTTGGTTAATTTTCATGCATGCTTTATGTGTCCATAAATAAGGCCATAGTCTCATTTTGTGGACCATGCATTGTCTTATAACTTCCAGGTGGAAGCAAAGAAAGCTGTTCCAAGAGATGATCAGCACTTGATGAACCGAAATACTGGCAGTACTCAGGGATCACCGGGACAAGGACGCACTAAAAAGATTTTTGTAGGAGGATTAGCTTCTACGGTGACGGAAAATGATTTTAAAAGTTACTTTGATCAGTTTGGTACTATAACAGATGCTGTAGTGATGTATGATCACAACACACAAAGGCCGAGAGGTTTTGGGTTTATAACCTACGATTCAGAGGATGCGGTCGATAGGGTCTTGTTCAAAACCTTTCATGAACTCAATGGTAAGATGGTTGAGGTTAAGCGAGCCGTTCCAAAAGAATTATCTCCCGGGCCTAGCCGGAGCCCGCTTCTTGGATACAACTATGGATTTAGTAGAGCCAACAATTTCCTCAACAGTTATACCCAGGGGTATAATCTGAGCTCTCTTGGAGGTTATGGAATCAGAATGGATGGTAGATACAACTCGTTAGCTAATGCTCGAGCTGGATTCTCACATTTTGGCTCTCCAACTTTTGGAGTGGGAATGAATGTGGAGCAAGGGCTGAATACTGGATTTGGAGGGGGTTCTAACTTCAGTGGCAACCTGGGATATGGCCGTGTTATGAACCCATTTTTTGGAAGTAACCAGAGTAGATACAATACCCCTATTGGATACAACTCCAGTAGCAGCAGAGGTGATTCTGTTTTCAGCTCACCATCAAGAAATTTATGGGGGAATGGCAGCCTTAACACGTCCCCAAATAATGCTAGCTCAGGTTCATACTTTGGTTCTGGAAATGGTGTTTTTGGGGTATTTGGAAACAACGGAGCAAATTGGGGCACGTCTCCTGTTACTGCATCTGTTGGCGGCAATTCTTCTGCATATAGTGCGGGAAATGTTGGCTATCGAGGTGGAGAAAACAGTTATCCACTGGGAATGGGAGGTTTCGGAAGAAATGGTGGAACAGGTGTGGCTACAACATCTTCATTTGCTGCATCAGGCAGTGGTTATGAGGGAACTTATGGGGACTTTTACCGTGGTGGCTCTGTTTATGGCGATCCTACTTGGCAAACCACTTCTTCTGAACTGGGTAATTCTGGTTCATTTGATTATGGTATTGGAAATCCAGAAGACGGCACTGCTAAAGATTCTGACAGTTATGGGGTGGGCTATGACATTCCGAGTAGACAACCCAAAAGAGGTAATTTGTTTATCCTTTCGCTAAATTTGCAATAATGTTGTTGGCCAAAAATGCAATGGTGGTATATATGCTATAATATGTGTTTTTCCTTGAAAAGAATGGGATTTGATGATTCATAAACATCATCTGAGAACGACTTGATATAATATTTCAGCTCTTTATAAAACAACAggtcttttctttcttttatttatccagACCGTATTGCTTAATAGAAGCATGGTATAGGATAAAGTATTgttagcaaaaaaaaaattggtcttACTGCTGCTTCATTTGTGGAGATAATACAGAAACTGAAATCTCAAACTGGAACTCTCTTTTAAGCACACACTCCCAGTCCCAGTGTCATTAGAAGTTATTTGGCTCGATCAAAGTCAAGATTTCAACGTGATGATGATCTTCCATTGCTGCATACGGCATATACCTATCAGTAAACAAAACTAGAAAGTGgaagaaaatatttatgtatgATCTGGATTCTGGAAATGGCTGCGTCTGATTATAAATACATCTACATTTAATGAGATATGtgcaaattaagaaaaataaatagatGGGTTGTATTATTGTTCTTGCAGATCATGGGTTAAAAAATTTCGATAGAAAATCGCTTAAAGTTGTTTTTAGAGTTTTAAGGGCAATTCTCTCACAAAACGTGTGAGTTGCAGAATGAGGCAACCAATGGTGTATCAACGACAATTTTACAGTGTCACAGCATGTCTAAACCTGCAGTCTTCTGTAATTTAACTGTGCCACTACAATGGTAATTTGCTGAAGTTTCAAATATATTATTCTTGACATTCGGTGAAGAATACATCGAACAATTGACAGTACACCATCTTCAATATTAATTAGTGGTATACATTGTCAAATCTAGCCAGCTTTTATTCATAACTTTTCTTTCTATGACCTTCAGGAATTGCTGCTTAGGAAATTTCATCTTCTGAAGATAATGTAGGAGCGGAGACAGAAAAAAGCAGGCGAATCATGATTTTAGTACATATCCCTCAGTAGACATATGCTTCATCTTATTATGATGCCATTTCACAGAGCTAACAGGGTCTGCAAACTATACGTTGTCCAGTAAAGTATTTTCGAGGGATTTTGTTAGCGTTTGAGGCTTGATTTTTAAACATAACTTAGGCTCTTTTATCAGTGTTTCGATTGAGATGTAAATCAGATTGCGGGACATACTCCACGAGATCCATTCTACAGTATTTGTTGTGCTTCCCTTCAACTAAAAGGCAGTATCACTGGTACGGACGATTTGAAAAGGTAAAGAGTTATTCTTGTATTCTTTGTTT comes from the Henckelia pumila isolate YLH828 chromosome 1, ASM3356847v2, whole genome shotgun sequence genome and includes:
- the LOC140878122 gene encoding heterogeneous nuclear ribonucleoprotein 1-like yields the protein MEMDQGKLFIGGISWDTDEDRLKEYFGAYGQVVEAVIMRDRTTGRARGFGFVVYADPTVAERVVKEKHIIDGRTVEAKKAVPRDDQHLMNRNTGSTQGSPGQGRTKKIFVGGLASTVTENDFKSYFDQFGTITDAVVMYDHNTQRPRGFGFITYDSEDAVDRVLFKTFHELNGKMVEVKRAVPKELSPGPSRSPLLGYNYGFSRANNFLNSYTQGYNLSSLGGYGIRMDGRYNSLANARAGFSHFGSPTFGVGMNVEQGLNTGFGGGSNFSGNLGYGRVMNPFFGSNQSRYNTPIGYNSSSSRGDSVFSSPSRNLWGNGSLNTSPNNASSGSYFGSGNGVFGVFGNNGANWGTSPVTASVGGNSSAYSAGNVGYRGGENSYPLGMGGFGRNGGTGVATTSSFAASGSGYEGTYGDFYRGGSVYGDPTWQTTSSELGNSGSFDYGIGNPEDGTAKDSDSYGVGYDIPSRQPKRGIAA